The Chlamydiales bacterium genome contains the following window.
CTTGCCATCGGAATAAATTTCTCCTCACAGAGTGATTTTCCGATGGAGATGCCTTGCGCTTTAAAAAAGGTGTAGGCCATTGCACCTCCAATAAAAAGAGCGTCTGCGCGATCCAGTAGAGTTTTTAAGACGCCAATTTTCGAAGAGATCTTGGCACCGCCGATGATGGCATAAAATGGCGCTTTAGGATTTTTTAGAAGAGGCTCTAAAAAGGAGAGCTCTTTCTGCATCAGAAAACCGGCAGCTGCTCTTCCTGGAAAGTAGGAGACGATCGTGTATGTAGATGAGTGCGCGCGGTGAGCCGCGCCAAAAGCATCATTCACGAAGAGATCTCCAAGCTCCGATAGCTGCTTTGCAAAGGTTGGATCTAAATCAGGCTTCTCTTCTGCGGGATAGAAGCGGAGGTTTTCTAAAAGAAGCACCTCTCCCGCTTTAAGATTTTTAGCGAGATTTTTTGCATTTTCTCCAATGCAATCTTTTGCAAATTTTACAGGTCTTTCTAGAAGCCTACTTAGAATGGGAACGCAAGGCGCTAGCGAGAGCTTCGGGTCGCGTCTCTCCTTTGGTCTTCCCATGTGGCTCATGAGAATAACGCTTCCGCCTTGTTTCAATGCATACTCTATGGAGGGAAGAGCTTCTCGGATCCTCGTCTCGTCGGTCACTCTCCCCTCGCTATCAAGCGGGACGTTGAAGTCGACGCGCATGAGGAGTTTCTTTCCTGCGATCTTAAGGTCTGAAATAGAGAGCATCGTAATCCCTAATTCTGGGTAAAGATTAAGAGAGCGTCGCTCACAGGACGCTGGCTGCCCTCTTGTTTATTATCTTCGCTGCTGGATGAGGGAGTGTTCAGGACGTTCCCATCTAGATAAAAAGTAGAAGAGCCCCCGCCATCCAAGTTAAGGGCGTGCGTGGCTCCCAGATCCGCCATAAAATTTGCAAGCTCACCCATCGTCATACCAATACTTCTTGTAGGCTGTCTTCCATCTACCACGACAAAGAGCCAGTGTCCATCTTCTTTTATTCCAACTGCCGTGCGCGGATGTCTCTCGGTGAGAAAGGAGGGGCGTGTTCTCTCAGGTGAGAAGTCGGTTATGGTGTGGCCATCATCGATAAGTAGAGGTGTTCCTCCTATGCAGTCGCTGCACAGATTCCACGGATCTCTCTTTTCGGGATGGAGGATCGGAATGAGCTCAGTTCCACTCCATCCGATCCGATCGAAGAGAGGAGCTCCCTCTTCTCTCTTCCAGCCGATAGCGCCGCGCTCAATGCGGGGAGTTGAGTGGTATCTTCCATCGATTTTTAGCAGTCCAGAAGGCGTCCCTGCATAAGCCCCTCCGATGTGGAAGAATCCGCCATTCACGGCGGCAAAAGCTCCATTTTGCTGTGCGATCTCAGAGGTCGGTTGGAGAAATTGAGCTCTTGCAAGTTCGATTTGAGCGCGCGCCGGATCTACTTCTAAGATGTGAGCCTCAACAGGTCCTTCAAGGATGCGCTTCTCGTACCAGATGCCCTCGGGCATCCGCATCGAAGCCAGCAGCAGAAAGAGAACAAAAAAAAGAGCTCGGAGAGGCGCTCGGAGAGAAAGAGCCCGCCCCAGAAAATGGACGTTAATGGACATTAATGGACGAGAAACGGACAGGAAATGGACAGGCGGGCAAGAAAGAGGGAAAGAAATTCTTTCTTTGGCGCGTGTCCGTTTCCCGTCCATTTCCTGTCCATTTTCGTCCGTTTCCCGTCCATTTCTTCGTCCGAGCGCCTCCCTTGGCGGGCTAGAGAGAAGAGAAGGGGTTTCCTGCCTCGGAGAAGAGCTTTCCCTTTCCTTTTTTGCGACGGCTTAATTCTGTGCGAATAGAAAAGAGGAGGTCTTGATCGAAGTCCTTGTTTGCTGCCCACTGGAGGTATTCGATAGGAATTTCGGCAAAGGGCCTTCCCTTGTGCTTGCCCAGAGGCATCGCTTTAAGAAGAATGGGTCTTTTGAGGCGCTCCAAAAGCTGTTCAGTTGTTTTGAACTGTTTTGAGAGATACTTGAACACCTCGATATTGACGATGACATCGCTCATGGCGCGATGGGCGCCCTCGGGGGCGATGTTGAAGTGCTCTCTGAGTTTTTCAAGAGAGTTCTGCGAGCTGCCTCCGTAGAGGCGCGCAAGACGCAGAGTGTCGATGAATCTCTGGGACTCGATCTGTGAAGGGACGCAGAAGCGTTTTGCCGCAGCGGAGATGAAGGCGATATCTAGCGGAATTCCGTGGCCGACAACGATCTCTTTTCCTATGAATTTTACAAGAGAGGTGATGACCTCTTCGATCTTCGGTTTTCCCTGAACCATCTCGTCGGTGATGTGGTGGATCGCGATCGATTCAAGGGGGATAGGGCATCCGGGATCGATCAGAGTTTCGAAAGTATCTAGAACCTCTTCGAAGGTGAACTTTACGCAAGCGACTTCAATGATGCGATCTGTGGTAGCTTCAAGACCTGTTGTTTCGAGGTCGAAACAGACGAAGACATCTTTATTTAATAGACCCATATTTTCCTGGTCTCGTTGCTCTCATGCTCGATGCGGATGAGAAGCGTTTTTGAAGGAAGAATCTCTTCGATTCGTTCCGCCCACTCGATGCAGCAGATCCCGCTGCCATTTAAATACTCGTCAAAACCTAGTGCGCAAAACTCGTCTGCATTTTTAAGTCTGTAAAGATCGAAGTGGTAGACGGGCACTCTTCCAGAGTAGATGTGTAGATAGGGGAAGGTGGGGCTGCTTACCTCTCGCTCTGAAATCTCTCCAGCGCCTTTTGCTATCCCTTTGATAAGTGTGGTTTTGCCTGCGCCCAGATCTCCAAAAAAGCAGAGTATCGATCCAGGAGAGAGGCCTCTTCCGATCTCCGCTCCATATTCAATGGTCTCTTCAGAAGAGGAGGAGTGAACGGCCCCTCGCCGCAATCCAGGCTCCTTCAGGGCCGGGTCTAGGCGGGATTCATATTCTCTTTTATCCTTAGCCGACGAGAATCTCCTTTCTTTAGGAAGGAGTTCTTCAAAGGTTCTCTCGCTGGTCAAGGTCATTCTTCAGTCTGCTGATCCTCTTCCGTCCACTGCTCGATATAAGGAGAGAACTCTTCGAAGTTGTTCATCGCTTCGACGAAGCCGTTGATCTTGCTCTCGTCTAGGTGTTTCTGGATGAATGCGAGGAAGCTCTCTTCGAGTTGGAAGCGGTTCTGGTTAGTCGCTTCTGCCAGGTTTAGAGGCTTCAGGTGGTTCTTCAGGAAGTCGTCGATAACAGCGGCTTTGCTATTGAAGAGTTTGCCAGTCACAGCTGATGAGTAGACGATCTTAGTGATTGGAGCCTTCAGCTTCACAATATAATTTTTAATCACTTCAGGATCTTCAGAAACAAAGAATCTTTTGACCTTTAGGCCACCGACGCGCTCGGTATTTTCCGGACACTGAGAGACCCAGTCGTAGATCGCATCTTGAGGATTTGGGTGGGTGTTATCGCCAAAAACTTTTCCTGTGAAGGGGCAGATGTAAATTTTTGTTGTCTGGTCGTTGACGCTCTGCTGACCAACTTGAATTTTGATCTCGGTTTCGCGCCAGAGTTTTCCCTGAGCTTCAAGCTTGCTAACAAGCTCATCCTGACTCTGATAGATCGTCTTTTCACGGATGAAAAGCACAGGATGGATGTTATATTTTTTTTCTAAAAAGAAGAGGTAAGCGCTAATTAGATCTGCTTTACGATTCTTTTTTAAGAACTTTTCAAGCTCTTCTTTTAATGTCTCTGAAATGACAACACTTGTCATTATGCCCTCAAAAATAAAAAAGTTGAGGTTGAGGGTAGCCCAATGCGCATTTAATGATCAAGGACCTTGTCAATATCTCCCCTAAATTAGACAATTGTGCCTTTCTATTTTTTTAAGGAGAGCTAGTATGGCACTGATTTTAGAAGAAGCCTTGACCTTAGAGGAGATTGCTGTTGAGGGTTATGAGAGAGTCGTTAAAGTCTCCGCCCCGAGCGTGGGACTACAGGCGATTATCTGCATTCACACAACAGTCCTAGGCCCAGCACTTGGCGGGACGCGAATCTACCCCTACGCAACATTTGAGGCGGCTCTAGAAGATGTGAAGCGCCTCTCGCGCGGCATGACCTACAAGTCCGCAGTTGCAGACGCCTCCTGGGGCGGCGGCAAGAGCGTCATCATCCACGACGCCAAAAAGGGAAAGTCCGAGAGCCTGCTCATGGCGTTTGGCGAAGCGGTCAACCGCTTAAACGGCCAGTATATCTGCGCAGAAGATATTGGCTGTACCCCCTCTGATATGATGACGATCAGCAAGGCGACTCCCTTCGTCGTCGGCCTTGTCCACCCTCGCAGCAGCGGCGACCCAGGACCCTTCACTGCATGGGGAACCTTCCGTGGGATTCAATCAGTGATTAAAAAAATTACAGGTAGCGACTCTCTTGAAGGCAAGCGCGTGGCGATTCAGGGCTTAGGAAGCGTAGGAGCTCGCCTTGCTGAACTCCTCTTCTGGCACGGCGCAAAACTGATTCTTGCTGATATCGACCAAGAGAGAGCTGCGCGTCTTGGAGCGATGTACAGTGCAGAGGTGGTCTCTACAGATGAGATCCTCTCGACTCCTTGCGACGTTGTGGCTCCTTGCGCAATGGGAGGCATTCTGAATGCAACCTCCATCGCCAAGCTTCGCTGCCTCGCTGTCGCAGGCTGTGCAAACAACCAGCTGCTGAAAGATACCGATGCGGACCTTCTCCGCAAACGCGGAATTCTCTATGCTCCGGACTTTGTGATTAATGCGGGTGGACTCATCAACGTGAGCCACGAGCTTCTTCCAGAAGGGTATAATCCTTCGAGCGCACGCGATAAGACAGATAAGATCTACGATCAGCTCCTCGCAATTTATGCGATTGCAGACCAGAACCGGATCTCGACGCACGCAGCGGCCATTGCACTCGGCGACTATAGATTGCAGTATGGCTTAGGAAAAAGAGAGGTGGCTCCCTGCTTCCACCATGCAAAAATCTCGTAATCAAAAGGATCATAAAAGATGGAGAACATCTCCAGCAGGTTGAAAGAGAAGATCGGAGCGGCGCTAAAAAGTGCATTTGCTAGTGCACTAAGTTCGCTGCCGGATGGTGAGCAGCTGCTGACTCCTGAAGTGGAGCAGAGCACAAACGCGCAGTTTGGCCACTACCAGTGCAACAACGCGCTCAAACTGGCAAAAGCGCTAAAGACCTCTCCGCGCGAGGTGGCTCAGAAGATCCTCTCCCATTTCAACACAAAGCTTGAAGATGGATCTCCCATGGTTGAGAAGGCGGAGATCGCAGGTGCCGGCTTCATCAACTTCACACTTGATCCAGCGTTTCTCTCAAAAGAAGCAGATCAGATGCTCAGGGACTCCTCCCTTGGCGTCCCTCATCCTCCCGTAAAAAAGAGGGTTGTGATCGACTTCTCTTCGCCGAACGTTGCAAAAGAGATGCACGTCGGCCATCTTCGCTCCACAATCATCGGCGACAGCCTCGCCAGACTCTTCGAGTTTCTAGGCCACGACGTTCTGCGCCTAAACCATATCGGAGACTGGGGCACCCAGTTTGGGATGCTCATCGTCTACATGAAGGATGAGGTGCCCGCAGTTTTAAAAGGCGAGCAGCCCGCAGAGCTCTCGATGCTCATGGACTGGTATAAGAAGTCGAAGATCCGCTTCGATGCCGACCCCGACTTTAAGAAGCGCGCTCAGCAGCAGGTCGTTCTGCTTCAGAGCGGCGATCCCGACTCTTTAAAAGCATGGAAGATGATCTGCGCCATTTCCAGAAAAGGATTCCAAGAGATCTACGACCTCTTGGATGTCAAGCTGATCGAGCGCGGAGAGTCGTTCTACAACCCCTATCTGAAACCGCTTGTCGATGATCTCACCCAAAAAGGGCTGATCACCATCTCCGATGGAGCCAAGTGCATCTTCATGGATGGCTTCCTGACCTCAGAAGGAGAGCCCCTTCCCATGATCGTTCAGAAGGCAGATGGCGGCTACAACTACGACACAACCGATCTTGCAAGCATAAAGTACCGCATCGAGGTTGAAAAAGCGGACAGGCTCATCTACGTGATCGACTCTGGTCAGGGTCTCCACTGCCGCATGTTCTTTAAAGCCGCAGAGCTCGCCGGATATCTCGATCCGAAAAAGGTGCAGGCCGACCACGTCGCTTTTGGCGTCGTGCTTGGAGCCGATGGCAAGAAGTTTAAGACCCGCTCCGGAGAGACGGAGAAGCTCATCGATCTCCTCCGCGAGGCGATCGAGCGCGCAGAGAAGATCATCGAAGAGCGGCTACCCGAGATCTCGAAAGAGGAGAAGGATGCCTTGGCTAGCGCATTGGGAATTGGCGCCGTGAAGTACTCCGACCTCTCCTGCCACCGCCTAAAAGACTACGTCTTTAGCTACGACCGCATGCTCAAGTTTGAAGGCAACACAGCCGCCTTCCTGCTCTACGCCTACGTGCGCGTTCAGGGAATCAAACGCAAGGTTGGCAAAGAGATCGAAAAAGTAGTAAAAAATTCTAGAATCTCCCTCTCTCATCCCTCAGAGATCGCCCTCGCCCTCCACCTGCGCCAGTTTGGCGAGACGCTGGAGATGATCGAGCGCGAGCTCCTTCCCAACCGACTCACCGAGTATCTCTACAGCTTGGCCGATAAGTTCAACGCCTTCTTCCGCGACTGCAGGGTAGAGGGAACCCCCGAAGAGGATAGCCGGCTCCTCCTCTGCGAGGCCTCTGCGCGCATCCTCAAAACAGGCCTAAACATACTCGGCCTGCAAACCGTCGAAAGGATGTAATTAAATTTTTATTTGCTAATCTTTTAGTTAAATAAGATTTCTGTTATAATCTTTCCAATTACAATAGAAAACACATCAAAAACAAAGGAAGTTTTATGTCATTTACAATTGCGAACAAAGAGCCTCTGTTACCACACAGCGCGATCACACTTGGACTCTTCGTAATACAAGATGGGATTGAGATGCACAATGATCGGAGTGGCTGCTGTATTCCAGTTACGATTATTGCTGAGATCGAGTTTGCAGTAGGCCTTCTGGTTTCGCTTGCAGAGCTGGTTGTCCGCGCTGTTTTTTACCCTTCCGGGACTTTTCGTCGGCAATTTTTGCTCCGATGATACTAAAGAGGCGATCCGCCAGTTCACCTGGGTAGGAACAAAGCTGGCGCTTCTCCTATCTCTAGCCTCTCTCTGCGCCCTTGTTATAAACGTCTATCAAGACAGAATGGCAATCGGTGATGTTGCGCCTAAGTCGATGGCTCAATGGGCCGTTGAAGGGTCTTAATAAATTAATTTAAAGAGCGAAAAATAGTATGCAAATTGGCGGCAAAGAGAGTCTTTTACCAGAGCTTGCAATCGCAGTTGCACCTCTGTTCGTTAGACAGAAAGTCTAGGTTGGCAAGAGGTAGAGAAAAATAAAAACTAAGGAGATAATATGACGGCGAAAATTGGTGGTAAGGATGCTCTTCTACCATGTTATGCAATGTCCTCTTCTGTACCGCTATTCGGGTGCGTAAGAAGGCAGAGTAATGGAACTTGTATTAATGGCCAGCGCCAGGATCAGACCGTTTTAAATACGCTTGTTTGCGAGCTCTTCTTTGCTGGAACTCTCGTGGTTGCGCTCGCAGAGCTGGTCATCCGCGCCGTTCTAACTCTTCCGGGGCTATTTGTCGGCCTCTTCATGAGCGATGAGACTGGAGAGGCGATTCGCCAGTTCACTTGGGTGGGAACAAAAATATCCTGCTGTGCTGCGCTCGCTGCTTTTTATGCTCTCGGAAAAAATCTCTCTTCAGCAGAAATGCAAGTTAAAGATGTTGTTCACAACGAGATGATGCGGTGGGCTTATGAAAGCCCTGCAGCCACACCTGCAAAAGCCTAAAGAATGGAGAATGTTGCATGACAGACCTATTTCAAGTTGGAACAAAAGAGTACTTCCCAATGCATGCGTTATCCTTTTCATCCATTCTTTTAGCTGAATCTGGGATGCTGCGATCGGTGGGCGAAGATTGCTGCTACGCCATTCCTGGGAAAATTATGGCTGAGGCGGGCTTTGCGTTAACTCTGGTCATAGCCCTGGTGGAGGCTGTTTTTCGCGCAATTCTGGCGATTCCAGCTTCCCTCGTTGGACTAGTCTGTGAAGAAGAAGCGCAGGAGAAGCTCAGGCAGCTCACATGGGTAGGAGCGAAGATATCGCTGACAATAGCCGTGGCAGCGCTTGTAGCTATGGGAAAAAACTTCTTTATGGGCAGCATGGAGGAGAAAGATATCTATTCTGAATCGCTACAACACTGGGCTGACGAAACTTTGTCTTAAAAGACTGGTCTTCTCTGTCATTCCGGGGATCTCCCGCACATATTTAGGAACGGCGTAGCCTGAGAGAGAGCTTGCGAGCTCTCTCATCAGCTCCTGCCCTCTCCTCTCCTCCACTTCAAAGTGGTCCGCTCCCTCTACTCGATCCAGCTGGTGGAGGTAGTAGGGAAGGATGCCCTGATCTACAAGTAGCTGCATCAGCTCTTTGAGAGTGGCAGCATCGTCGTTCACCCCTTTTAAAAGCACTGCCTGGTTTAAGACGGGAATCCCCAGCTTCTGAATCGATTTAAGCGCGGCGAAGATCTCCTCGTCGAGCTCTTTCGGGTGGTTGCAGTGGATGACAAAGAAGGTCTGCAGCCGGCTCTCTTTAAGAATCTCTAAAAAGTCTCTATCAATTCTCTCCGGAATCCCGATGGGGAAGCGGGTGTGAAATCTAAGCCTTTTAAGATGAGGGATTAGAGAGAGTCTCTCAATCAACCTGCGCAGCTCTCTGTTGTCGAGAGAGAGGGGGTCGCCCCCGCTCAAAATGATCTCGGAAATAGTGGGGTCGCTCTCGAGAGAGGCGAGCTCCTGCTCAAAGAAGCTCTCATTCTCTTGATAGTCAAAGTGCCTGCGGAAGCAGTATCTGCAGTTCATCGCGCAGGCAGAGGTGGCTAGCAGGAGCGCTCTCCCTTCATACTTCTGAAGAAGCCGCTTCCCCTTCCGGAAGCTCGCATCCTGCACTGGATCTAAGCAGAAGCCGCTCGGAGCGCTTTTTGCCTCTTTATCCAGAGGAACAAATTGCAGAAAAATGGGGTCGTTTAAAGAGTTTTTTTCAATCTTTTCGGCGAGACGACGCGGCAAGTTTAAAGGAAATTTTGGAGCTTTCAAGATCTGCGCGCGCAGCCCCTCTTCGATCTCAAGAAAATCCATGAGAGCGTGGCAGCTTGTGAAATTTTGGCGCTGTATCTGCCGCCATGCTTTATTCAAATAAACCTCTTTAATTTTTTCTCAATTCCTAGAGGAAAAACGGGCTAAATTCTACTGCCTGCCTAGCTAGAAGTCAACGAGTGGAAAAAAGAGATTCTTTTCTTTTTTGGAGTGCGTGCGACCTGGCGCCGCTTTTCTCGATATCGACTTGTCGATATCTCCCTTCAAAGAGAGATCGCCGGGTCGATCTCGAGAAAAGCGGTGACGAGTCCCCGCACTCCAAAATTAGCTGGGAGAGAGGGCGGCGGCAACGGCTTTGACTGGATGCTCCTTGGTCTCGAAGGGAGAGCGGGAGATCTCAGCTCCTAAAGAGGAGAGCTTGCCGACGAGGTTCTCATAACCGCGGTCGAGGAATTTTGCGCCCGATAGGGTGCTGGTGCCTGGAGCGATGAGTGCCGCCATGACGTAGGCGAAGCCTCCGCGCAGGTCGGGGATGGTGAAGTCTTTTGAGGTGAGCGGGGTAGGCCCTTTAATGATGGCGCTATGGTTGTAGTTCTGTGCACAGAATCTGCAAGGACGAGGTCCGAGGCAGTGAGTGAAGAGCTCGATGTTGGCGCCCATCTCGCGGAGAACGTCTGTGTAGCCAAAGCGATTCTCGTATACCGTCTCGTGAACGATCGAGCTTCCTTCAGCTTGCGTGAGTAGAACGACGAAGGGCTGCTGCCAGTCTGTGAGAAAACCTGGATAGACATCTGTTTCTAAGAGGATGCCTCCTTTCAGAGGTCCGTCGTAGTAGAACTCGATGCCCTGGTTCTTCACCTGAAAGCCCGCGCCGATCTTGCGGAGGGTGTTGAGGAAGGTGATCATATTTAGATGCTGCGCGCCTTCGACAAAGACTCTTCCCTTTGTGCTGATCGCGGCCATCCCCAGAGAGGCGGCCTCAATTCTATCGGTGACGATCGTGTGCTCAACTTCGTAGAACTGCGTTGTCTGTTGAATGTGGATGGTGCGGTCGATATCTGTGGAGATAACGACGCCGAGTTTTTGCAGGAAGAGTATGAGGTCGATGATCTCCGGCTCCATCGCGGCGTTTTTGATTACGGTGCTTCCCTTTGCGCGAACGGCAGCGAGAATTGCATTCTCGGTTGCGCCAACAGAAGGATAAGGGAGCTGGATGACTGCGCCTTTGAGGCCCTGGTGTGCGCGGGCGAAGTAGCACCCCTCTTTTTTCATCTCGCGGTACTCGATCGAAGCTCCGAGCTTTTCGAGTGCGTTGATGTGGAAGTCGACGGGACGCTTACCGATCTTGCAACCGCCAGCGGTTGGAACGATGATATCCTCATCTGTTCTTCCGAGAAGAGCGCCGATCATTAGAATCGGGATACGGTTAGATCCAGAAAAACGTTGAGGGATGTAAGTTGCTTTGAGAGATTTTGTGACGATCTCGATGACGCCCTCTGTTCTATCCCAGTGGACTTCGCTGCCGATCTCTTTGCAGAGTTCAACAGTCACTTCTACTTCGGCGATGTTGGGAACGTTGTAGAGAGTGCAGCGCTTGTCAGAGAGAAGAGAAGCGACTAGAATTTTCGTAACTGCGTTCTTTGCGCCTGCTGCTTTGACGCTTCCTTGAAGAGGAACTCCGCCTTTAATCTTGATCAGGTCCATGAACCTATCCGCCAATTATAAGTTTCTGAGTTTTGATGGATTTTTCGTCAGATTTTTGTGCTGCTTCGCAGGACATACTTAAATAAGTAGACCAAGAAGCAGCACGAAAATACGACGGAAAAGACGCGAAAGGCAAAAATTTAGAATTCGCGGGTAGGTTCACGTGCACTCACTTCGTGTAACTCTCTTCCTCTATTGTTAGCGGGATTCTCATTTAAAAGTAAACACGAACGTGATGCAGCTTTCAGATTTTTTTGAGCAGAGACAACTTTGAGGAGAAGCTTAACGATAAGCTGCGAGAGAATTGGATCTCTTTGTTGCGTGATGTGATGAGAGAAGTGGGAAGCAGTGATGCTGCAGAAGCGTGAGGAAGAAAGGCGAGTGAGAGAAGCTGGTTGGGAAAGTGTCTGCGCTGAATTTCAAGTGCTGCCCATCCCATCGTCTTGCGCGCGTTGATCTCGACAACAGGATGAAGATGCTCTCTCTCATCTCTTCTGTAGAGCATCGCGTCGACTCCTACGTGGCCGAAGTAGCCGAGCTGCTGCATCTCTTTTAAGATCGGCAGAGCCACTTTCTTGTGATCACGGATACAATCTTCTCTGCCAGCAAACAGCTGCTGCTCATCCCCCGCGATATTTCTC
Protein-coding sequences here:
- the murA gene encoding UDP-N-acetylglucosamine 1-carboxyvinyltransferase — encoded protein: MDLIKIKGGVPLQGSVKAAGAKNAVTKILVASLLSDKRCTLYNVPNIAEVEVTVELCKEIGSEVHWDRTEGVIEIVTKSLKATYIPQRFSGSNRIPILMIGALLGRTDEDIIVPTAGGCKIGKRPVDFHINALEKLGASIEYREMKKEGCYFARAHQGLKGAVIQLPYPSVGATENAILAAVRAKGSTVIKNAAMEPEIIDLILFLQKLGVVISTDIDRTIHIQQTTQFYEVEHTIVTDRIEAASLGMAAISTKGRVFVEGAQHLNMITFLNTLRKIGAGFQVKNQGIEFYYDGPLKGGILLETDVYPGFLTDWQQPFVVLLTQAEGSSIVHETVYENRFGYTDVLREMGANIELFTHCLGPRPCRFCAQNYNHSAIIKGPTPLTSKDFTIPDLRGGFAYVMAALIAPGTSTLSGAKFLDRGYENLVGKLSSLGAEISRSPFETKEHPVKAVAAALSPS
- a CDS encoding Glu/Leu/Phe/Val dehydrogenase encodes the protein MALILEEALTLEEIAVEGYERVVKVSAPSVGLQAIICIHTTVLGPALGGTRIYPYATFEAALEDVKRLSRGMTYKSAVADASWGGGKSVIIHDAKKGKSESLLMAFGEAVNRLNGQYICAEDIGCTPSDMMTISKATPFVVGLVHPRSSGDPGPFTAWGTFRGIQSVIKKITGSDSLEGKRVAIQGLGSVGARLAELLFWHGAKLILADIDQERAARLGAMYSAEVVSTDEILSTPCDVVAPCAMGGILNATSIAKLRCLAVAGCANNQLLKDTDADLLRKRGILYAPDFVINAGGLINVSHELLPEGYNPSSARDKTDKIYDQLLAIYAIADQNRISTHAAAIALGDYRLQYGLGKREVAPCFHHAKIS
- the argS gene encoding arginine--tRNA ligase; this encodes MENISSRLKEKIGAALKSAFASALSSLPDGEQLLTPEVEQSTNAQFGHYQCNNALKLAKALKTSPREVAQKILSHFNTKLEDGSPMVEKAEIAGAGFINFTLDPAFLSKEADQMLRDSSLGVPHPPVKKRVVIDFSSPNVAKEMHVGHLRSTIIGDSLARLFEFLGHDVLRLNHIGDWGTQFGMLIVYMKDEVPAVLKGEQPAELSMLMDWYKKSKIRFDADPDFKKRAQQQVVLLQSGDPDSLKAWKMICAISRKGFQEIYDLLDVKLIERGESFYNPYLKPLVDDLTQKGLITISDGAKCIFMDGFLTSEGEPLPMIVQKADGGYNYDTTDLASIKYRIEVEKADRLIYVIDSGQGLHCRMFFKAAELAGYLDPKKVQADHVAFGVVLGADGKKFKTRSGETEKLIDLLREAIERAEKIIEERLPEISKEEKDALASALGIGAVKYSDLSCHRLKDYVFSYDRMLKFEGNTAAFLLYAYVRVQGIKRKVGKEIEKVVKNSRISLSHPSEIALALHLRQFGETLEMIERELLPNRLTEYLYSLADKFNAFFRDCRVEGTPEEDSRLLLCEASARILKTGLNILGLQTVERM
- a CDS encoding phosphoglycerate kinase; the protein is MLSISDLKIAGKKLLMRVDFNVPLDSEGRVTDETRIREALPSIEYALKQGGSVILMSHMGRPKERRDPKLSLAPCVPILSRLLERPVKFAKDCIGENAKNLAKNLKAGEVLLLENLRFYPAEEKPDLDPTFAKQLSELGDLFVNDAFGAAHRAHSSTYTIVSYFPGRAAAGFLMQKELSFLEPLLKNPKAPFYAIIGGAKISSKIGVLKTLLDRADALFIGGAMAYTFFKAQGISIGKSLCEEKFIPMARELMERAKKEKKPLFLPTDLLIAEKAESGAKTKTILTREGIPEGWEGVDIGPETIKNWVNELHKAQTIFWNGPVGIFEIPEFAKGTNSLARDLASLKSIRIIGGGDSVSAINQLGLSKNFTHLSTGGGATLELLEFGTLPGIEILKNKK
- the tsaE gene encoding tRNA (adenosine(37)-N6)-threonylcarbamoyltransferase complex ATPase subunit type 1 TsaE; this translates as MTLTSERTFEELLPKERRFSSAKDKREYESRLDPALKEPGLRRGAVHSSSSEETIEYGAEIGRGLSPGSILCFFGDLGAGKTTLIKGIAKGAGEISEREVSSPTFPYLHIYSGRVPVYHFDLYRLKNADEFCALGFDEYLNGSGICCIEWAERIEEILPSKTLLIRIEHESNETRKIWVY
- a CDS encoding phosphodiester glycosidase family protein; protein product: MRMPEGIWYEKRILEGPVEAHILEVDPARAQIELARAQFLQPTSEIAQQNGAFAAVNGGFFHIGGAYAGTPSGLLKIDGRYHSTPRIERGAIGWKREEGAPLFDRIGWSGTELIPILHPEKRDPWNLCSDCIGGTPLLIDDGHTITDFSPERTRPSFLTERHPRTAVGIKEDGHWLFVVVDGRQPTRSIGMTMGELANFMADLGATHALNLDGGGSSTFYLDGNVLNTPSSSSEDNKQEGSQRPVSDALLIFTQN
- a CDS encoding KamA family radical SAM protein, producing the protein MKEVYLNKAWRQIQRQNFTSCHALMDFLEIEEGLRAQILKAPKFPLNLPRRLAEKIEKNSLNDPIFLQFVPLDKEAKSAPSGFCLDPVQDASFRKGKRLLQKYEGRALLLATSACAMNCRYCFRRHFDYQENESFFEQELASLESDPTISEIILSGGDPLSLDNRELRRLIERLSLIPHLKRLRFHTRFPIGIPERIDRDFLEILKESRLQTFFVIHCNHPKELDEEIFAALKSIQKLGIPVLNQAVLLKGVNDDAATLKELMQLLVDQGILPYYLHQLDRVEGADHFEVEERRGQELMRELASSLSGYAVPKYVREIPGMTEKTSLLRQSFVSPVL
- a CDS encoding DUF3820 family protein, giving the protein MGLLNKDVFVCFDLETTGLEATTDRIIEVACVKFTFEEVLDTFETLIDPGCPIPLESIAIHHITDEMVQGKPKIEEVITSLVKFIGKEIVVGHGIPLDIAFISAAAKRFCVPSQIESQRFIDTLRLARLYGGSSQNSLEKLREHFNIAPEGAHRAMSDVIVNIEVFKYLSKQFKTTEQLLERLKRPILLKAMPLGKHKGRPFAEIPIEYLQWAANKDFDQDLLFSIRTELSRRKKGKGKLFSEAGNPFSSL
- a CDS encoding DUF2709 domain-containing protein, producing the protein MTSVVISETLKEELEKFLKKNRKADLISAYLFFLEKKYNIHPVLFIREKTIYQSQDELVSKLEAQGKLWRETEIKIQVGQQSVNDQTTKIYICPFTGKVFGDNTHPNPQDAIYDWVSQCPENTERVGGLKVKRFFVSEDPEVIKNYIVKLKAPITKIVYSSAVTGKLFNSKAAVIDDFLKNHLKPLNLAEATNQNRFQLEESFLAFIQKHLDESKINGFVEAMNNFEEFSPYIEQWTEEDQQTEE